The stretch of DNA GGTTCAGCTCTATGGACTTTCCAGTGCAGAAGCGCTTTATTACAGTGAAGAATTAAATACATTAATTCTTCATGCCCAGCTTCAAAACAGGCAGGTGCTTCTTGTATAAGATTTTTTCAAATGGTACATACTAGCACTGTTAGTTCCAAATCCTACTCCTATAAGTAAACCTTGTATCAGCCGGGCTCTCACCTGGCTGCTTTTTTATGCACTCCTAACTCTCCTGATCATTGAAGCTCGACCGAAGCTTTTTTGGCTGAACCTTATATTGGCTTTCTGCTGTCATAATGGAATCTGGCTCTGCCGATGGTTCATCAGAGCATTTCCTTTTTCGGCGGCCGGCCCAATGAGTTTTTTATTAAAAACCGGTCCGTTCATTTGCTTCATAAAATATAGGTAATTATATCTAGTATGTTAAACCTATTTTAGGTAAAATTAAATAAGGATTACGCAAAAAAACCTTTATCTAGGAGCGTTTACTATGGAAGATCTAGCCATCATCCTGTCTAATGAGCTGGGAAAATTAATTAATGACTATTACCGATACGATGATCCAGAGATTAAAGAACTGATTCAAAGTGACATTCAGTTATTAAACGAAGCTATTTCTTTGTGTGAGCAGTCAACATAGGGCAGCCCTTTCGGCTGCTTTATTTTTTTGAATTTTGCACATTATTAATTTTACTCGCTCTTTGCTTGCAGTATAGGATATAAAAAAAGCAGCCGCCTCTTTGGTTCTTTTCTTTCGTATTGTACAATAGCTTTATACTTTCACAATAAGTCCTGTTATTGGAGATGAGCGGCTATAAAAATCTATAAATCGAGTATGTACCTTTTGGTCTCCCTGCTTGCAGCACTTTCCTGTTTTTTGCTGCTTTTGAATGTTTTTTTAACAGACAAACCAGAACAAAAAACCGAAGACGTAACAGCTGAACAAACCGAAACAACCGCACCGGAAAAGGAACAGCCTGCTGCCTCAAATGAAAACGATACAACAAGCAATGAAACAAAACAGGAAAAAGAAACAACATCCCAGACGTCTGAAAAAAAAGACGGCTATGTATCCGATTGGTTTAACCAAGCAGATACACAAAAAAAGGAGAAAGCGGATTCTACAGCTGACAGTAAAACGGTGAATCAAGCAAATAACGAACTGGCTGACCGAGAACAAACGGACCAAGAAACAAATGAGGCGGATACAACCTCATTTGATAACCAAATGGGTGATGAAGCGGGCGCAGAACAGCCTGTCCTGCAGCCTATTCCCCCGGCCAAGCCAGAGCAGCCTGAGCTTTCTCTTGAAAAATAAAGTTTTTCAGCCAATAAAAAAGCACTCACGCCATGTGAGTGCTTTTATTATGTGTGTACTATTTCGAAATGGGTACTTTATATACACGGCTTACCAAACCATACTTTAGTGTACCCGTTGCAGCTGCTCATTAAACTGCCCCAAAGTCATGTACAGTCGAATCCTTATCTCTTTCCACTTTTTCAAAAATGGGCGGTATACCCTTTCTTGCTCTTTCAAAGAATTCAGTGAACATAAACAGCATCAAGCTATGATTACACCCCCTGTTGTTACAGGCTTGATCGCCGGGAAGATTTCATACGGGCGTTCATTGTTTTAAATGTGTGCTGAAAGACCGTTCGGGGTACATAATGAGTATAGGAGTTTCCTGCTTAAACGAATGCAGATAACAATCAAAAAAGAAGGTGTTTGTATGGGATTTTGGAAAGGTGCTGCTTATGTAGCAGGTGGAGTGGCAGCTGCAGCAGCCGCTCCGCTTGCTGCTAGCGCGATTGCTGCGACGGCTGCAGGAGCCGCCATCGCCGGGACCGCAGCAGTTATCACAGGCACCGCTGCTGCAGCTGGAACGCTTGCAGCGACGGCGGCTGCAGCGGCTGGAACGGCCGCTGCCGGAGCCGTGACCACAGCCGGGACCGCCGTCGCTGGCGCAGCTGCGGCTGCCGGCGCGGCCGGATTAGCCAGTGCTGTAACCACTGCCACCGGAGCCGTCTCGGGAGCCGCGGTCACAGCCGGAACGGTGGCTGCCGGAACTGCTGGTGTTTTTGCAACGATTGCGGGAGCGGCTGGAGCAGACATATTGATGGAACCTATTTCACCAAAAGGAATCCGAAAAAAGGGATTAAAAACAGTTATAAGCGGTGTTCAGGAAATGCATGCCTCCTGGAAAGAGAGACAGGCAGGAAAAGACACATCCGCTTAAAAACGTAAAAAGCTGTGTTTGTTCTTTTAACAAACACAGCTTTTTTACGGAAGTTTTTATGTATGCTTCTTTAAAAAAGGGTTATTTTCCTTTTCCCGGCCAATCGTTGTCACACTATCATGACCCGGCAGTACATATGTATCGTCCGGCAGCGTTAAAAGCTTTTGATGAATGCTTTTCAACAGCTGGGTTTCCTGCCCGCCTTTTAAATCCGTACGGCCGATGCTTCCTTCAAACAGGGTATCTCCTACAACAACAAAGCCTCCTTCTTTAAAATAAAAGCTGACACTGCCAGGAGAATGTCCCGGAGTTTCGTACACATCAAAAGAAAAGCTGCCAATCGAAAGCCTTCCTTCCCCTGTGAACAGCTGATCAGCGGAGTTTACTACAATAGGCTCTATTCCCTCAAAAGAAGCCGATCCATTCAAAGCCGGATTGAACAGCCACTTTTTTTCAGCGTGATGAAGGTAAACCGGTATACTGTATTCCTCCCGAAGCGGTTCCACTGCCCCTATATGATCAAAATGGGCATGTGTTAAAAGAATGGCTTCCGGCTGCAATTTTTTCTGCCGG from Domibacillus sp. DTU_2020_1001157_1_SI_ALB_TIR_016 encodes:
- a CDS encoding Spo0E family sporulation regulatory protein-aspartic acid phosphatase: MLNEKDPINYLYEEIERVRGLLASAVQLYGLSSAEALYYSEELNTLILHAQLQNRQVLLV
- a CDS encoding MBL fold metallo-hydrolase, with translation MEWIGLPAGALQANAYVIYEKGRALLIDPGGEGDKIRRFIRQKKLQPEAILLTHAHFDHIGAVEPLREEYSIPVYLHHAEKKWLFNPALNGSASFEGIEPIVVNSADQLFTGEGRLSIGSFSFDVYETPGHSPGSVSFYFKEGGFVVVGDTLFEGSIGRTDLKGGQETQLLKSIHQKLLTLPDDTYVLPGHDSVTTIGREKENNPFLKKHT